One genomic window of Arachis hypogaea cultivar Tifrunner chromosome 8, arahy.Tifrunner.gnm2.J5K5, whole genome shotgun sequence includes the following:
- the LOC112708241 gene encoding thioredoxin-like 1-2, chloroplastic, whose amino-acid sequence MASSLNLKSVVVCVPENMIYSKGKPCPSSMRLAGKARSRALNAKFMGQPIIINTTKLQDETGLCSSKTSIHAEASICISRSMQWWKKNLKPNMIEIHSAQELLNSLLSAGDALVVVDFYSPACGGCRALHPKICQIAEMHPNAIFLKVNYDKLKTMCQALQIHVLPFFRFYRGAEGQLCGFSCTNATINKFKRALSKHGNERCSLRPPKGLDELELTNLVSSSQIWF is encoded by the exons ATGGCTTCCTCCTTGAACTTGAAGAGTGTTGTTGTCTGTGTTCCTGAGAACATGATTTACTCAAAAGGCAAGCCTTGTCCATCTTCAATGAGACTAGCTGGTAAAGCAAGATCAAGGGCGTTGAATGCTAAATTCATGGGGCAACCCATCATCATTAACACAACAAAACTCCAAGATGAAACGGGTTTATGCAGTTCCAAAACCTCAATTCAT GCAGAAGCAAGTATATGCATTAGCAGATCGATGCAGTGGTGGAAGAAGAACCTGAAGCCCAACATGATTGAGATCCATTCAGCACAAGAGCTTCTCAATTCTCTGCTCAGCGCGGGTGATGCTTTGGTTGTTGTTGACTTCTATTCACCTGCTTGTGGTGGCTGCAGAGCCCTTCATCCCAAG ATCTGTCAAATTGCTGAAATGCACCCGAATGCAATATTCCTGAAAGTAAATTACGACAAGCTGAAAACCATGTGCCAGGCTCTGCAAATTCATGTCTTGCCATTCTTTAGGTTCTACAGAGGTGCAGAGGGTCAACTTTGTGGATTCAGCTGCACCAATGCAACT ATCAACAAGTTTAAGCGTGCGTTGTCAAAGCATGGGAATGAAAGATGTAGTCTAAGGCCACCTAAGGGTTTAGATGAGTTAGAGCTGACCAATTTGGTCTCAAGTTCTCAGATTTGGTTTTAG
- the LOC140173045 gene encoding uncharacterized protein: MKQDSFLSLIQHLSYQISHHLLSPNLLSHHLKKIQARSLKSMFLNLLYLNNLPNTPHSRVGSCKKRKAAMGEGSSAPQVPEGDFVDDMMAEMFWEEILEAADAEAAATEDGNNSATPHHAQGMPPPTTTQQQPPTNNATTKKQVKRRSVKRPLPLQKTQQTPPPSANKPSTTPSTHNFETTPHPLQGASAGTSTRFVQFMPTPGVTTGATGRGTAARGGLHSRGRGRKVAFSGSKTGVSSGSSNSTPI, from the exons ATGAAGCAGGACAGCTttctcagcctcatccaacaccTGTCCTACCAGATCAGCCACCATCTACTCAGTCCCAACCTTCTCAGCCACCATTTGAAGAAGATCCAGGCCCGCAGTCTTAAGTCAATGTTTCTAAATCTATTGTACCTGAACAACTTACCCAATACACCCCACAGCCGTGTAGGGAGTTGTAAAAAGAGAAAAGCGGCAATGGGTGAAGGGAGTTCTGCTCCGCAAGTGCCTGAAGGGGATTTTGTTGACGACATGATGGCTGAAATGTTCTGGGAGGAGATCTTAGAGGCGGCAGATGCTGAAGCAGCAGCCACTGAGGACGGAAACAATTCCGCAACACCGCATCATGCTCAA GGAATGCCGCCGCCAACAACCACACAACAACAACCTCCAACCAACAATGCAACAACCAAGAAACAAGTTAAAAGGAGAAGTGTTAAGCGACCCCTCCCACTGCAAAAAACGCAGCAAACACCTCCCCCATCTGCCAACAAACCATCTACCACCCCATCCACACACAACTTTGAAACTACACCGCATCCACTGCAAGGTGCTAGTGCAGGGACATCGACACGGTTCGTGCAATTCATGCCAACACCGGGAGTGACTACGGGTGCTACAGGCCGAGGCACAGCTGCTAGGGGTGGACTTCATAGCAGGGGACGAGGAAGGAAAGTCGCATTCAGTGGATCAAAAACAGGTGTCTCAAGTGGGAGCAGTAACTCAACTCCGATTTGA